From one Anabas testudineus chromosome 18, fAnaTes1.2, whole genome shotgun sequence genomic stretch:
- the LOC113157398 gene encoding low affinity immunoglobulin gamma Fc region receptor II-like isoform X2, with the protein MTGSTCNIRRLSSSAVYWCESGSGDFSNAVNITEQYDDIILVSPVLPVTEGTSVTLGCKLRRENVVSNVFFYQNDKLIQNNTRVELIISAVLKSDQGFYRCEVQTDSLIRTLTSPQSWMAVKLVSRSENSSLPVSLIVGSVCGILLIILLLLLNHYRKSKGSCFIRSQRTNQSSATGHMTNLDETQYNTYAAPHDESQEVTYVSVELQTISEKGKKHEPEESSVYSEVKIGSAAVDNVLYAEVHSHNTGKLKKNYIYTQCTWINTESLTIVFTLSLVHNNLF; encoded by the exons ATGACTGGATCCACATGTAACATTCGTAGATTGTCcagttctgcagtgtactgGTGTGAATCTGGATCAGGAGACTTCAGCAACGCTGTCAACATCACTGAACAGT ATGATGACATTATCCTGGTGAGTCCTGTCCTTCCTGTGACTGAGGGAACATCTGTGACTCTCGGCTGCAAattgaggagagaaaatgttgtttctaatgtgtttttctatcaaaatgacaaactcatcCAAAATAATACCAGAGTGGAGctgattatctctgcagtgttaAAGTCAGACCAAGGTTTTTATAGATGTGAAGTTCAAACAGACTCGTTGATTAGAACATTAACATCACCACAGAGTTGGATGGCAGTAAAAT TGGTGTCCAGGTCTGAAAACTCTTCACTTCCTGTGTCATTGATCGTTGGGTCGGTTTGTGGCATTTTACTGATTattctcctgctgctgttgaatcATTACAGAAAATCAAAAG GTTCCTGCTTCATCAG GTCTCAgagaaccaatcagagctctgctacaggtcacatgaccaacCTGGATGAAACACAGTACAACACATATGCTGCTCCTCATG ATGAATCCCAAGAAGTCACATATGTCTCAGTTGAGCTTCAAACCATCTCTGAGAAGg GGAAGAAACATGAACCAGAGGAGAGCTCTGTTTATTCTGAGGTGAAGATTGGATCAGCTGCAG ttGATAATGTGCTGTATGCTGAAGTTCACTCCCACAACACAGGTAAACTCAAGAAAAACTACATCTACACCCAGTGTACTTGGATTAATACAGAGTCCCTCACAATAGTTTTTACATTATCTCTGGTCCATAACAATCTATTCTGA